Part of the Tolypothrix sp. PCC 7910 genome, AATGGCTTTTCTGCACATGGTAGAGGTGCTGTGTATTTCTCAAAGGATGGGAATGTGCATTATTGCTGGGAAGGTCAGATATCCTTAGCTGTATTATTTTATGACCCAGAGACTGAGTTTGTACTGATAAAAGAATGGTATAACCCAGAGACACAAAGAACTCATTTTGCTACCGCTATTATGCCTTTAGGGTCAAGTGTTGTTTTATCCGAATTATGAATTATCAATTAAAGCGTGCCATTTTTACCGTAAAGGCAGGGTTATGCTACGCTGCACAAATATTATGTATGGGCAATAAAGTAGGCGATCGCTCTTGTTGTGAGTAGCTAGGTAAGCTGTTGAGCGATCGCCTGAAGGTTTTAAATTTTCATGCTGGGTACATCCTGTTCTTCACCTTGATATTCCGGAAGATCGTTGGGTGCGCCACAAGCGGAAACCTCAATGTCGTTAGGTGCGCCACAAGCGGAAATATTGCCTGTAAAATCAACATCTGCTTTTAATTCGGGATGTTGTTGCTTACGTTCAGCAATTTGTTCGGGAGTGAGAATCTTGGACTCATCAAAACCTAATTCGATTTCTGTATGCAGTCCTTTATATTTCACCCGCTTCAGGTTGTAGAAGCGTTTGTTAAGAGTAGTTTGAGCAAAAGCCTTTAAGCAGCCTAAAAGATATTTCCGCTTAAAGGGATCTTTAACAAACCAATACTCTATCGTTTTACGCATATAGAACCGAGCATAGTTCCGCAACACGCCTTTGAGAACCTCTTCCCGTTCCATTGCGTTTGGCTTCATGATCGGCGTAACAAAGTTGTATTGCGAATAATCTCGCACTTCGACGCGATCGCCTAATTCTTGGAATAATTCGGAAAATGGCCATGGGGTAAACATATTCCAGTTCACCATGTCTGGTTTCCAATCCAGTGCCATGTGATAGGTTTGTTCGATTGTCTCTGGGGTTTCGTTCTCTAAACCCATAATGAATTGTGCTTCGGCAACCATACCATTTTGTTTTAACAGTTGGATTGCCCGCTTATTTTGTTCAATTGTCGTTTCTTTGCGGAACAAATTCAACTTTAATTGAGCGGCTGCTTCTGTTCCTAAAGAAACGTGAACTAGTCCAGCTTTGCGATATAAAGGTAATTCATTTTCATCGCGCAAAATATCTGTGACTCGGGTATTAATTCCCCAATACACGCCCAAATTACGCTCGATTAATTCGTTACATAGCGCAATAAATTTGGGTTTGTTGATTGTCGGTTCTTCGTCCGCCAAAATGAAAAAGCCTACTTTGTGCTTTTTCACCAAGATTTCAATTTCATCAACAAAGCGCTTAGGAGAACCGGAACGGTATTTGCGCCAGAATTTCCACTGGGAGCAAAAACGGCAAGTAAATGGACATCCTCTTGCATAGTTGGGTACAGCTACCCGCACGTTGAGAGGAGTGTAAATATATTTCTCCCAATCTAAAAGATCCCAATCTGGGGTGAGGGTATCTAAATCCGCAATTGGCGGATGAGCTGGTGTAGCGATTACTTGACCATCTTCTAAAAAGGCAATACCTAAAATATTACGGCGATCGCTCACATCTGTACCATTGGCGATCGCGCGCAGTAAATTAACTGTAATCTCTTCACCTTCACCACGGATAATGTAATCTACCCAAGGTGCTTCGGTAAGAACTTCAGTATACATATAGGTAGGGTGAACCCCGCCCATAATTGTTTTTGCGTTAGGGCAAACTTCTTTAACAATTTTTAGAGTGATTTGCGATTGGTAAATCATCGGTGTGATTGCCGTTGCTAATACCACATCCGGCTGATATTTAGCGATAATTTCTGCTAAAACATCATCCGGAATATAGTCTGTCATCGCATCAACAAAGCGGATATCGGTAAAGCCGGCTTGCTTTAATGCTCCACCAACATAAGGAACCCAACTCGGTGGCCAATTACCAGCAATCTCAGCACCACCAGAATGATAGTTGGGCTGAATCATCATGATACGCATAGTTTTCTTCCTGCTGCTTGAAGAGGGTGAGAAAGGATGAAGTGAAAAGTATGAAGGATGAATTTATTTACTTCATCCTTCAGAATTCATACTTCATCCTTCAAATTAAATTGCTTTAGAAAAAGCTGCATTTTTTCGCTTTCTGGTATGAGCATCGAAGACTGAGGCAATGTTGCGGATGAGTAATCTACCGCTCGGTGTTACCTCAATACCATTAGGTATCATCCGAATCAGTCCATCAGCTTCTAGCAATCGCAACTCAGATAATTCTCTAGCAAAATATTCATTAAAATCCGTATCAAAAGCTATATGATATTTTTCTTCAACGTCATTAATTGACAATTGGAACTGACACATAAGTTCCATGATGACAGTTCGGCGGAGAATATCATCTCGGTTGAGACTTACTCCTTTTTCAATTGGCATTAAGCCTGTATCAATTGCTTGATAGTAACTCTTTAGCTGCTTAATATTTTGCACATAAACATCATGCAGCATACTAATTGAAGTAATACCAAAGCCAAATAAATCTGATTCGGGTTTTGTAGTGTAGCCTTGGAAGTTTCTATGAAGTTGACCTTCTTTTTGAGCAATGGTTAATTCATCATTGGGTTTGGCAAAGTGATCCATACCAATAAACCAATAACCATTCGCAGTTAATTCTTCAATAGTCATCTTCAGAATTTCTAATTTTTCTGAAGCCTGAGGTAATTCCGATTGCGGAATCTTTCTTTGTATAGGCTTCATCCAAGGTACATAAGCAAAGTTAAAAACTGCAATTCTATCTGGATCGAGTTTGATGGATTTTTGAATGGTGTTTTTAAAGGTAGCAAGGCTTTGGTAAGGTAAGCCATAAATTAAATCAACGTTAACGCTCTCAAATCCAGCATCCCGAATCCATTCCATGACATCAAACAGCATCTTTTCTGGTTGGACACGGTTAATAGCTTCTTGGACTTGCAAATTAAAGTCTTGAATACCAAAGCTAATGCGATTAAAGCCTAAATTTTTTAAGAAAAATATATAGTTTTTATCTACATATCTAGGATTAATTTCTATAGAAACTTCTGCTTGTTCATCCAAGTTGAATTTGCGATTGATTTTGTTCCATAAAAAATCCATCTGCTGCATCGTTAAATAATTAGGTGTTCCTCCTCCAAAATGTAATTGATGCACTTTACGTTTTGGAGAAATTACGCCAGAAAACTGTTCGAGGTTACGCACCACATGGTTTAAATATGGCTCTACAATTTCTTTCTTTTGAGTAATGATTGTGTTACAACCGCAAAAATAGCAAGCAGTTTCACAAAAAGGAATATGGAAATAGAGAGACAGGGGAGTATTTTTATAATTGCCAACCGCAATACCCGATCGCAAATCCAACTCGCCAAAATTTTCTTGTAACTCCGTTGCTGGCGGATAACTGGTATATCGAGGCAAAGCTTGGTCGTACTTTCTGAGTAACTCCGAGTTGAATTGGACTGTTTGCGTTGCAAGTTTCATGATACTAATAACCTTGAATGTTTTAATCCTGTGTTAGCGGCTAAATAGGAATCTAATAATTACCCCTGCTGAGTAATACCAATCCTCTAAAATCAGCAAAAGACTCAAACCCTAGAAACTAGTAGCGCAAATTGACACTGTGATTTTTACTAGACTATTTCGGGATTCAGTAATTACGAATTACGTAGCGCTTTGCGCTTCCCGTAGGGTATTACGAATTACGAATTGGTATTAATTCCTCTTAATCTTTTCTCAGTGCAGGTATCTAGTTTGGAGAGCAAAGATACCTACACTTTAAAAATGCCAAAATCAAGAGTTTCCCTAAATTTCACTGTTGATGTGTGATGCTTAGTCAGCAGCGACAAGTTCTACTGAATTATTACCAGGCGAACGTTCTGTGCTACCGGGTTTATCCTGGCGTGTAATCAAGTCAAAAACATGATCGCCAATTGCAATTCTCACATCATCTTCTAACTCATGGACAACATCGCGATTGAGTGCAAAAGCATAATTTGCTTCTGCGACAATTTTCTCGGCTAAAGCATCATCTACTGGTAATGCATTTAAAGCATCACGATATTGACCTTTAAATGCTCTCATGGCTTCAACCGATGGTAATTGTTCAAATTCATGCAATCCAGTACCTTGATCTGGTGGTAAGTCTAGCGCTGAACGGATAATTTTCTTTAAACTTTGACCCCCAGACAAGTCTCCCATATAGCGCACATAGGCATGAGCTACTAGTAATGCAGGTTCAGTTTCAGCAACTTCATTGATGCGCGCTACATAAGTTTTACTGGCTTCCAGCGCTACGATTTGCTCTCGCCAGTTCTCACCGTAGTAAAAAGCCAAATCCTTTTCCAAATTAGCTTTACGGTTCAATATGGGAAAATAAATCAGACTCACTACAGGATGAGTACTATAACGCTGAAGTTGTTCTTCTAAAGCGCTATAAACTAAATACAAGTTAGCTATTAGTTTGCGGAAAGGCTCTATTTCGACAATCCCTTTGAGAAAACACTTCATGAAGGCTGTATTTTCCGCCATTGTATGGGATTGTTTTGTTCCTTCCCGCAACTTGCTTGCTAGATCGCTACTCATACTCGATTCCTTCAGATTTGGATTCTTATATAACTTTATGGCTATATAGATACCTAGATAAACTAAACTTTTCAAAAATTAACTTGAGGTTAGTGAAACTAAAGGATTACGCGAATAATTGGGATTGGGGACTGGTGATTGGGAACTCAACACTCAAAAAGTTAGCTTTGAGGGGGAATGCTAACTGAGAACTGTTGTATATAAACCAAAATCTTTAAGAGCGCTAACACAATTATTTTGCGAGATTCCCGTACTCAAAATTGCTCTGTAGAGTTTGGCTGAATTAAGTCTGACTTGACGAATAAAAGTTAGACTGAGTCTAGCATAGCTCAAATCTGTACCACCTAAAAAGGGTTTTCCCAGATCTGTTTGCTAATTAACGTTAATTCCACAGGCTCGAAGAAATACTCTCCAAACCTTTCCTAAAAACGAGGCTAAGATGGTATAGTGCCGCTTCTCTGATACAAAATTGGGTATTTGTCTGAGGTGTTCTCGTACCTTTATAGGAAAATAATACCAATTAGCAAGTCGCAATTAAGAAACTTAATATATTGCAGCAAGGCTTTTCTGATTTACATCTGTTGCTTATTTTTGGAGAATTGGTATAAGACGCGGTAGTGTTGTTTAGCAAAGAGTAGCATTTCTTACAAAAGCTTTTCCTGCCTTGCAGGGCATTGTGTTACGGTTATGCAAGAAATTGGCAGTTTCAAAAAGCAATATTGAATATTAAATATTAACGCACCAGATTTATCGGTGCGTTAAAGGTTGCTATAAGTTCAAGTTTACTTGATATCTACGAAGAGCTATTACCATTTCTTGCCCAGAGAGTTCTTTTCCAAATAGCAATGAATAAAAATCCAGATATCAATGCTCCTATATTCCATTTCACAGAATTTTTGAACAGCCGCAAATTTTCAGAATATTTTTTATCTTCTGCTTTTGTTTTTAGTTCTTCCCTGGAGTGTTTAATCTGTAGCAGGAGTTGATTTTTGACTTCTTGAGGATTGTTACCATCTAAGGAATGGCCTTGGCGCTGAAGAATAGTATCTAATTCTGAGGGGGTAGCTTTGGTTAGTTGTTCTTCCAACTGATTAACTTGAGACAATTGTTGCTTGTACTCTTGATTAAATTGGTCAACATTGTTGCTATACAACCTTACAGTGTTACTTACTCCAACTGGAATAAGTAATATATATAGTAAACCAACTAACAAAGTTAACCTGGAAATAAATCTTAAAATATGTAATTCCAAAAATGAGCGATTTTCCAGCTTACCAAACAATACTAGTAATAATGAAACCAAAGGTATAGCTACCCGGTCTACTAGTGCACCCATGGTTTGAAATTCCCAAACTGGGTTCATTATTTGGACGGGAAAGATAACGTCAATAATATCAATAAATGCCATTATGAGCATACTATAGCCGACCCAACGGCAAATATTAATTATCCCTTCTAGGGAATTCACTGTTTTATTCAGTTTTGATACTTCTGTATCAATTAATTTATATACGCTTGATTCATGCATAAATGAAAAATTATTACCAGATGTGTGTAAATTTAGATTAGACTTTAGGAAATCTTGGCTGCCACCATTTATACCATGAAGCCCAAATATTTTCTAGAATTTTATAGCTAGCGTCAGGTGAAGAATGCTGTACAGGAATTGATATATATACCCAGAGACAACGCTTGTCTAAAAGTGGCTCTTCGCCTTTTAATAAAGGTAATAAACGCTCAAAGCTTATGTCTTTAAAATAGCGATTGTTTCTGTACTGTGCATGAGTAAAAGTACTACCACCTCGGGGATTAATGCAAGCACTGAGATAAGCTTTTTGCTGCTCTATTCCTAAACCGTAATAGCCAATTCCTTCTTTTTGATGGACAGTGGCAGAAGATGTGCTAAAAGTATAGTTTTGGATCAGGAAATTAACATCTGCATTGTATAAATTTTTTAGATATCGCATTTCGATATCTACTGGTAAGTTATTTTTTATATATTGATATTGGCTTTGGGCAAAAAGTTCTGGATGTTTTTGTTTTTTACTCGATGTTTCTATGGGCGCAATTAAACTAGCTTGTCCTTGTGGCAGAGATACTTTTTCAGGGAAAGTAAAGGTGTGAATTTTGGATTTATCTAGATTCGATCTAAGGATGACTTTAGCTGTAACTAATGCTCCTATGATAAAGGTAAATGCTAAAAATGGAATGCGGGTTTGTTTCCAGAATATCACCGTTAGCACTCCATAGTGTTTTGATTTTTTCGTTGATTTTTACTGAGTAAAACCCAGCAGAAACAGCCAAAAATTAGGGCACTAATCATTGCAAAAACAAAAGAACCATTCCCCTCATGCCAGTATTCAAATGCTTGCTTATTGCCTTGTGCAAATAGGATAGCCATAAGTGCAACTCGTACCCCATTACCAACAAATCCAATGATTGCAGCTACCATTGGTACAAGAATTTTTTGCTTCCAGTTGAGATTAAAAACTAAGGTAAAAAGTAAGCCTAAACTCCACAAATTAACAATAACGTTCATGCCAGCACAAGGAGGATATACTGTTATATTCCCAGTTGGCAATATAATTTGCAATCCAGAACGAGCAACTTTAAAGCCTGTATACCAAAGAACAGAGTTGGCAAATTTAGCAGTAAGTAGTGCTATATTGCCACCAAATCCAAAGATAGATAGTAATGTGTGTGAGGTAAGACCAAACAGTGCTAGCAATTCTGTTTGATATTGTTTCAAACCTTTAAAGTCAGAGGCTAATAGTACTAGCCCAAAGCCAGAAATTAAAGGATAGAACGGCACTAAACCACCATAATTTAGCTGAATTATATGAATCAAAAAGACTAAAGTAACCAATAAAAAACCTAAACAACTAGAAATAGCACCACTTTCTAGATTTAAGTTATAGTATTTTTCTTTGATTGAAGAACATACAAAAATTAAAAATATTATATGTATCAAGAAAGATTCACTACTGCTATTTTTTGAAATCCAACTTAAATGAATAGTTACTAAACAGGTTCCTATTCCTAAAAGCCATAGTTGAGGATTTTGGAGGATAAATTTTGTCTGATATTGGGCGTATCTCATCTCAATAAAATGTCAGCTATTTAATTAAGCACCTGATCAATGGCTATCCTGTACTTAATAATTCTATAACTAAGTTATAAATACTCAATTTTTAGGTTTGTTAATTATAAGGAAACCTACCTAAAATTGGGTTTCATTGATCAACCCAGGCTAGGAGGTATCGTTAATTAAATTTTGGGAATAGAGGAGTATTTGGTTAGAAAAACTCTGTTACACAAAATTACTTAAGAAACGAGGGTTTTCGCTTTTGTTTCAGCAATGAATGTGGTTGACTTTTGCGAGCTTTTAAACTTACGTACCATTAACCCACCTATACCTAATAATATGGCTAAACCTCCAATATCGGATGGTTCAGGAGCGCCTGCACTAGCAGTAAAGTCGCTTACAATTTTGCTAGTAAAACTAGGATCAAATTCAAGCCCAGCTCTTATATTCACGCTTCCACTAGCAACTGTATAAGAAAAGCCTTCACCCGTGAAATACGGCGCAGTTGGGTTAAACAAGTTATTATTGTTTGTATAACCATTTGTACTAACTACTCCGGTTATGGCTTCTGTATTTCTAAACCCAGTTATGCCCTGAATTATGTAATAACCAGAGCCATCAGGGGTGTCGTTAGTAGTCAAAGTTCCACTAGCCGTGTTACTACCAGCAGTATACGAAAAATCAAACACTAAAGCTTGTGCGGCAGAAGGCAAACCCACACCAGCCAACCCGATAGCAAGACCAAAAGTAGCAATCCCAAGCTTCTTAGCCCATCTCATTGAGAAAAGTCTCCAAAATAAAAATTTTGTAGTTGCAGTACAAATGCATAAACACATCATAAAGATGTATAATTTGCTATTTAAATTTGAAAACATTCAAATGTCTATAAGTGTTTTTACGTAAATAAATAACTATCTGAGAAGGATTTTAGAGAAAATAAAAACTGAAATAAATGTAATTTTTTTAATAGTAAATGCCATTAAATAGTATAATTATATTTTATGTATTTATAACAGCATTAAAGCTTTTCGGTTCTTTATGACTAAAGCTAATAACGCCCACTAGTAAGGCCGTGAAGTCAAAAGTCGAAATAAAGACAGCGTAATAGTTTCGCTGATTGGGAATGGGTTGTTGATTTCTGCCACCCTGTATTAGCAGCCTGAAAAATGCTTTGTATGGCTTTATCAAACAAAAACCTGTATTCCATAGAATTAAAATCGAATATATCAACAAATCTTATGCTAAACATAGAATTACTCTATGCAAAAATACCCCACCATCATTACAACTAAGTATGGTGTGGGGTATTAAAATGTTTTTTGTATTTTAAGTTACTCAGTAAGCTTTGATCATTTATTTCCGTTGTT contains:
- a CDS encoding heme oxygenase (biliverdin-producing), with protein sequence MSSDLASKLREGTKQSHTMAENTAFMKCFLKGIVEIEPFRKLIANLYLVYSALEEQLQRYSTHPVVSLIYFPILNRKANLEKDLAFYYGENWREQIVALEASKTYVARINEVAETEPALLVAHAYVRYMGDLSGGQSLKKIIRSALDLPPDQGTGLHEFEQLPSVEAMRAFKGQYRDALNALPVDDALAEKIVAEANYAFALNRDVVHELEDDVRIAIGDHVFDLITRQDKPGSTERSPGNNSVELVAAD
- a CDS encoding cyanoexosortase A system-associated protein, encoding MIFWKQTRIPFLAFTFIIGALVTAKVILRSNLDKSKIHTFTFPEKVSLPQGQASLIAPIETSSKKQKHPELFAQSQYQYIKNNLPVDIEMRYLKNLYNADVNFLIQNYTFSTSSATVHQKEGIGYYGLGIEQQKAYLSACINPRGGSTFTHAQYRNNRYFKDISFERLLPLLKGEEPLLDKRCLWVYISIPVQHSSPDASYKILENIWASWYKWWQPRFPKV
- the crtA gene encoding cyanoexosortase A, giving the protein MRYAQYQTKFILQNPQLWLLGIGTCLVTIHLSWISKNSSSESFLIHIIFLIFVCSSIKEKYYNLNLESGAISSCLGFLLVTLVFLIHIIQLNYGGLVPFYPLISGFGLVLLASDFKGLKQYQTELLALFGLTSHTLLSIFGFGGNIALLTAKFANSVLWYTGFKVARSGLQIILPTGNITVYPPCAGMNVIVNLWSLGLLFTLVFNLNWKQKILVPMVAAIIGFVGNGVRVALMAILFAQGNKQAFEYWHEGNGSFVFAMISALIFGCFCWVLLSKNQRKNQNTMEC
- a CDS encoding HpsJ family protein, whose amino-acid sequence is MHESSVYKLIDTEVSKLNKTVNSLEGIINICRWVGYSMLIMAFIDIIDVIFPVQIMNPVWEFQTMGALVDRVAIPLVSLLLVLFGKLENRSFLELHILRFISRLTLLVGLLYILLIPVGVSNTVRLYSNNVDQFNQEYKQQLSQVNQLEEQLTKATPSELDTILQRQGHSLDGNNPQEVKNQLLLQIKHSREELKTKAEDKKYSENLRLFKNSVKWNIGALISGFLFIAIWKRTLWARNGNSSS
- the bchE gene encoding magnesium-protoporphyrin IX monomethyl ester anaerobic oxidative cyclase, with amino-acid sequence MRIMMIQPNYHSGGAEIAGNWPPSWVPYVGGALKQAGFTDIRFVDAMTDYIPDDVLAEIIAKYQPDVVLATAITPMIYQSQITLKIVKEVCPNAKTIMGGVHPTYMYTEVLTEAPWVDYIIRGEGEEITVNLLRAIANGTDVSDRRNILGIAFLEDGQVIATPAHPPIADLDTLTPDWDLLDWEKYIYTPLNVRVAVPNYARGCPFTCRFCSQWKFWRKYRSGSPKRFVDEIEILVKKHKVGFFILADEEPTINKPKFIALCNELIERNLGVYWGINTRVTDILRDENELPLYRKAGLVHVSLGTEAAAQLKLNLFRKETTIEQNKRAIQLLKQNGMVAEAQFIMGLENETPETIEQTYHMALDWKPDMVNWNMFTPWPFSELFQELGDRVEVRDYSQYNFVTPIMKPNAMEREEVLKGVLRNYARFYMRKTIEYWFVKDPFKRKYLLGCLKAFAQTTLNKRFYNLKRVKYKGLHTEIELGFDESKILTPEQIAERKQQHPELKADVDFTGNISACGAPNDIEVSACGAPNDLPEYQGEEQDVPSMKI
- the hemN gene encoding oxygen-independent coproporphyrinogen III oxidase, which encodes MKLATQTVQFNSELLRKYDQALPRYTSYPPATELQENFGELDLRSGIAVGNYKNTPLSLYFHIPFCETACYFCGCNTIITQKKEIVEPYLNHVVRNLEQFSGVISPKRKVHQLHFGGGTPNYLTMQQMDFLWNKINRKFNLDEQAEVSIEINPRYVDKNYIFFLKNLGFNRISFGIQDFNLQVQEAINRVQPEKMLFDVMEWIRDAGFESVNVDLIYGLPYQSLATFKNTIQKSIKLDPDRIAVFNFAYVPWMKPIQRKIPQSELPQASEKLEILKMTIEELTANGYWFIGMDHFAKPNDELTIAQKEGQLHRNFQGYTTKPESDLFGFGITSISMLHDVYVQNIKQLKSYYQAIDTGLMPIEKGVSLNRDDILRRTVIMELMCQFQLSINDVEEKYHIAFDTDFNEYFARELSELRLLEADGLIRMIPNGIEVTPSGRLLIRNIASVFDAHTRKRKNAAFSKAI
- a CDS encoding PEP-CTERM sorting domain-containing protein (PEP-CTERM proteins occur, often in large numbers, in the proteomes of bacteria that also encode an exosortase, a predicted intramembrane cysteine proteinase. The presence of a PEP-CTERM domain at a protein's C-terminus predicts cleavage within the sorting domain, followed by covalent anchoring to some some component of the (usually Gram-negative) cell surface. Many PEP-CTERM proteins exhibit an unusual sequence composition that includes large numbers of potential glycosylation sites. Expression of one such protein has been shown restore the ability of a bacterium to form floc, a type of biofilm.), whose protein sequence is MFSNLNSKLYIFMMCLCICTATTKFLFWRLFSMRWAKKLGIATFGLAIGLAGVGLPSAAQALVFDFSYTAGSNTASGTLTTNDTPDGSGYYIIQGITGFRNTEAITGVVSTNGYTNNNNLFNPTAPYFTGEGFSYTVASGSVNIRAGLEFDPSFTSKIVSDFTASAGAPEPSDIGGLAILLGIGGLMVRKFKSSQKSTTFIAETKAKTLVS